The following are encoded together in the Sebaldella termitidis ATCC 33386 genome:
- a CDS encoding DUF2185 domain-containing protein, which translates to MEIKNENYGGFIVSKNIIYGKSIRYSFREKSSIPQLNGWNFYAIDEDEEYISNSDNFIILSAKSMYDINPIILALFHAPYGTDLCWLYENDIHVGFYDLKLEREFSISEILNRINKKR; encoded by the coding sequence ATGGAAATAAAAAATGAAAATTATGGTGGTTTTATTGTTTCTAAAAATATAATTTATGGGAAATCTATTAGATATTCTTTTAGGGAAAAAAGTTCTATTCCTCAATTAAATGGTTGGAATTTCTATGCAATTGATGAAGACGAAGAATATATAAGTAACAGTGACAATTTTATAATTTTAAGTGCAAAATCAATGTATGATATTAATCCAATAATTTTAGCACTTTTTCATGCTCCCTATGGAACAGATTTATGTTGGTTGTATGAAAATGATATTCATGTTGGTTTTTATGACCTTAAACTTGAAAGGGAATTTTCTATTTCTGAAATATTAAATCGAATAAATAAAAAAAGATAG